One genomic segment of Helianthus annuus cultivar XRQ/B chromosome 14, HanXRQr2.0-SUNRISE, whole genome shotgun sequence includes these proteins:
- the LOC118486463 gene encoding uncharacterized protein LOC118486463 → MSGGASDNVLSLTTDELKEKIAEEVGSAIEVSLPRFVERMQNTLLSTMEERIGELREDLTSDRGKAKEKKGCSYNKFMVCKPPIFNGEVDPIACQRWISDIEGVFERTHCDESDFVAYGTGQLRGQAKDWWDNLRNERGVEAIRAMTWEDFKAPFLKHHSPKAVINKIKEEFMQLRQKGETVDKITGMFMDKLKFCDDLVKTEEQKIYYYHTMLRAEYREFMTPSHYEILTDIINAAREREIELKRQVERGERRALDENPSPAKKPKVAESSKKGSAKGGSPSCKTCGRAHKDRAWGCKLPRQSNGML, encoded by the exons ATGTCGGGAGGTGCTAGTGACAATGTTCTATCCCTCACTACCGACGAGTTGAAAGAGAAGATTGCCGAGGAAGTCGGAAGTGCCATCGAAGTTAGCCTACCAAGATTTGTGGAAAGAATGCAAAACACCTTACTTTCGACTATGGAGGAAAGAATTGGTGAATTAAGAGAAGACCTTACCAGTGATAGAGgcaaggctaaagaaaagaaaggttGTTCTTACAACAAGTTTATGGTGTGTAAGCCCCCGATTTTCAATGGAGAGGTAGATCCAATTGCTTGTCAAAGGTGGATAAGCGATATTGAGGGTGTTTTCGAACGAACGCATTGTGATGAAAGTGATTTCGTGGCTTATGGAACTGGCCAACTTAGAGgccaagccaaggattggtgggacaacCTCAGAAACGAAAGGGGTGTTGAAGCAATAAGGGCAATGACTTGGGAAGATTTCAAAGCACCATTCCTCAAACATCATAGCCCCAAGGCAGTGATAAATAAGATAAAGGAGGAATTCATGCAATTGAGGCAAAAAGGTGAAACCGTTGATAAAATTACGGGGATGTTCATGGATAAACTCAAGTTTTGTGATGACTTGGTCAAAACTGAAGAACAGAAAATTTATTATTATCACACCATGCTTAGGgctgaatatagggagttcatgaCCCCCTCACATTATGAAATCCTCACCGATATAATCAATGCGGCACGGGAACGCGAGATTGAACTAAAAAGGCAAGTTGAAAGAGGTGAGAGAAGGGCCTTGGATGAAAACCCGAGTCCCGCAAAGAAGCCAAAGGTAGCTGAATCTTCGAAGAAAGGAAGTGCAAAAGGAGGTTCTCCGAGTTGCAAAACATGTGGACGCGCTCATAAGG ATAGGGCATGGGGTTGCAAATTGCCCAGACAAAGTAACGGTATGCTATAA